One window of Dehalobacterium formicoaceticum genomic DNA carries:
- a CDS encoding tetratricopeptide repeat protein, with protein sequence MQLKEFDSAIKIFKDLISDYPDWERPYFNLGRVYLEMGVMDQALKLFEEAILLSPEDEDAYYYLGIYHYNNKDYEEARKCYEKSLTLNPNQPETHLNLGTCYSQLKLYEKALIEFDLVCKIDQELHEGALIDFDAPDLFDQECLDAIYNKGLALFYLEKYDEAIKKYILLNQLTPTDTEVMMKIADCYYEKRDKENAIIWSKKVLAAEPENESAHDL encoded by the coding sequence TTGCAGCTTAAAGAATTTGACTCTGCGATTAAAATATTTAAAGATTTAATCAGTGACTACCCGGATTGGGAAAGACCGTACTTTAACTTGGGCAGAGTATATTTAGAGATGGGTGTGATGGACCAGGCTTTAAAATTGTTTGAGGAGGCTATTTTACTAAGTCCTGAAGATGAAGATGCTTATTATTACTTAGGTATTTACCATTACAATAATAAGGATTACGAGGAAGCAAGGAAATGTTATGAAAAATCATTAACTCTGAATCCGAACCAACCTGAAACCCATCTTAACTTAGGAACATGTTATAGTCAACTGAAATTGTATGAAAAAGCCCTGATAGAATTTGACCTTGTTTGTAAAATTGACCAAGAACTGCATGAAGGGGCTTTGATTGATTTTGACGCTCCAGATCTGTTTGATCAAGAATGTCTGGATGCTATTTATAATAAAGGATTAGCACTGTTTTACTTAGAAAAATATGATGAGGCAATTAAGAAGTACATATTATTAAACCAATTGACTCCAACGGATACTGAAGTTATGATGAAAATTGCTGACTGTTATTATGAAAAAAGAGATAAGGAGAATGCAATTATATGGTCAAAAAAAGTCTTGGCAGCAGAACCAGAAAATGAATCGGCCCATGATTTATAG
- the mscL gene encoding large conductance mechanosensitive channel protein MscL: MWKEFKEFAMKGNVMDLAIGVIIGGAFGKIVSSMVEDIIMPLVGMLLGNVDFSNLFIILGDGEFSTIQAAKEAGVATLNYGLFINNIIDFLIIAFSIFIVIRQINRITKKEEAPAEITTKQCPFCFSEIPLKATRCPHCTSVVE; this comes from the coding sequence ATGTGGAAGGAATTTAAAGAGTTTGCGATGAAAGGGAACGTCATGGATTTAGCCATCGGTGTCATCATTGGAGGAGCCTTTGGTAAAATTGTCTCCTCCATGGTCGAAGACATTATTATGCCCCTGGTGGGCATGCTCTTAGGTAATGTCGACTTCTCCAATTTATTTATCATTCTGGGCGATGGGGAATTTTCTACCATTCAGGCAGCAAAAGAAGCCGGTGTGGCAACCTTAAACTATGGACTTTTTATTAATAATATTATCGACTTTCTGATCATTGCTTTCTCCATCTTCATTGTGATTAGGCAAATCAACCGAATCACCAAAAAGGAAGAAGCTCCGGCAGAGATCACCACAAAACAATGTCCCTTCTGCTTTAGTGAAATTCCTTTAAAAGCAACCAGATGTCCTCATTGTACATCCGTGGTGGAATGA
- a CDS encoding RHS repeat-associated core domain-containing protein yields the protein MVDVNGNIVNNYSYDEWGNILSKTESIANPIRYAGEYFDEESGFYYLRARYYDPSTGRFISEDPYEGSIDNPLSLNLYTYCSNNPIKFVDPSGFVPVVLRDALPKGAIISWDNISKTAYATVNGVTTAYKGNIDKNNRLWVDDSSIANSQNFTISTGPTGSIGGGPGVMGSLTYAMDNQGNKTALITIGGGGTTPNVGYGWTLTITNAPTVYDLTKWGGETGGSIGYVTIEYVQAGKYRGVSFTGAPKPPLYPVEGHGYVTYTWNMKPSPQKAAQIEKEIKQRMNWLNDNLPDDIKEQLNKYIGTPVF from the coding sequence ATGGTTGATGTGAACGGCAACATTGTTAACAATTATTCCTATGACGAATGGGGAAATATTCTCAGTAAAACGGAAAGTATCGCGAACCCCATCCGCTATGCGGGGGAATACTTTGATGAAGAAAGCGGCTTTTATTATCTAAGGGCTAGGTATTATGATCCAAGCACTGGCAGGTTTATTTCGGAGGATCCTTATGAAGGTAGTATTGACAATCCACTTAGTTTGAATCTTTATACTTATTGCAGTAATAATCCGATAAAGTTTGTTGACCCTAGCGGATTTGTCCCAGTCGTCCTTAGAGATGCGCTGCCCAAAGGTGCAATAATTTCTTGGGATAATATATCTAAAACCGCTTATGCTACAGTAAATGGTGTTACAACAGCATATAAAGGAAACATTGATAAGAATAACCGGTTATGGGTGGATGATTCATCAATTGCCAATAGTCAAAACTTTACAATTTCGACAGGCCCTACAGGTTCAATTGGCGGCGGGCCAGGGGTAATGGGTTCTCTTACTTATGCAATGGATAATCAGGGAAATAAAACGGCGCTGATAACGATTGGAGGAGGAGGAACTACACCAAATGTTGGATATGGATGGACACTCACTATTACTAATGCTCCGACAGTATACGATTTGACCAAATGGGGTGGTGAAACAGGTGGTTCAATCGGATATGTAACCATTGAATACGTTCAAGCAGGGAAGTATCGGGGTGTTAGTTTTACCGGTGCACCAAAACCACCACTTTATCCGGTCGAAGGGCATGGATATGTTACCTATACTTGGAATATGAAGCCTTCGCCACAAAAGGCTGCTCAAATTGAAAAAGAAATCAAACAGAGAATGAATTGGTTGAACGATAATTTACCTGATGATATCAAGGAGCAGCTAAATAAATACATTGGAACGCCAGTTTTTTAA
- a CDS encoding RHS repeat domain-containing protein, translated as MTKELGGGKTRTITYDYTGAYNAFPTTVTEHYTEEGTAKTSVTHNNYEFIWGNVTNSTDPLGNVTNFSYDGQGRVNQITYPVTKGQSGDYLIKEKYSYYKSIAPGELGGQHTYRVYHRKTKTLVGQSTETTYAFSYDYYDDRGNLLLTKDYDYDQGKYITEIYSYDSTGNLSWIKDAKSNQTNYAFDEWERIKEITDSQGNRQLYNYDIFNRTESTHFVPASTGVAENHYSEGYDQWGNLINRKGYPDGLGAPALVEESYQYDLVGNLITSTDPEDHVTAFQYDALNNLEKVTDALGKRWITSMIKWEISVK; from the coding sequence ATGACGAAAGAACTGGGGGGTGGGAAAACCAGGACAATTACCTATGACTACACCGGAGCTTATAATGCCTTTCCCACTACGGTCACCGAACACTACACGGAAGAAGGGACGGCCAAAACTTCCGTCACCCATAATAACTATGAATTTATTTGGGGCAATGTAACCAATAGCACTGACCCCCTGGGTAATGTGACCAACTTTAGTTATGACGGACAGGGACGAGTCAATCAGATTACCTATCCGGTCACCAAAGGTCAAAGCGGGGATTATTTGATCAAAGAAAAATATAGCTATTACAAGAGCATAGCCCCAGGGGAGCTTGGCGGACAGCATACCTATCGTGTGTACCATAGGAAGACGAAAACCCTTGTGGGACAGTCAACAGAAACAACTTATGCCTTCAGCTATGACTATTATGATGACCGGGGCAATCTTCTTTTAACCAAAGACTACGATTATGATCAGGGCAAATATATCACAGAAATCTACAGTTATGACTCTACCGGTAATTTATCCTGGATCAAGGATGCCAAATCCAATCAGACCAACTATGCTTTTGACGAATGGGAGAGGATCAAAGAGATCACCGACAGTCAGGGAAATCGTCAGCTCTATAACTATGACATTTTCAACCGGACAGAATCAACGCATTTTGTCCCTGCGTCTACCGGAGTGGCTGAAAACCATTACAGCGAGGGGTATGACCAATGGGGAAATCTAATCAATCGTAAAGGTTATCCGGATGGCCTGGGTGCGCCCGCCTTGGTGGAAGAATCATATCAGTATGATCTGGTGGGGAATTTGATCACATCAACAGATCCGGAGGATCATGTAACCGCCTTTCAATATGATGCCCTGAATAACCTGGAAAAGGTCACCGATGCTTTAGGCAAACGGTGGATTACCAGTATGATCAAATGGGAAATATCAGTGAAATGA
- a CDS encoding ABC-F family ATP-binding cassette domain-containing protein has protein sequence MNLLTVENITKSYGERILFNIPAFVIGEQEKIGLIGVNGTGKSTFLKIIAGKETPDQGKRIISHHMVIEFLPQNPLFLEEATVLQQVFQGDAPVMKLIRDYEGILDKVNQGREEDAEKELVALSQQMDQMNAWGMESEAKNILHKLGVEDFSAQVKTLSGGQRKRIALAAALIQPADLLILDEPTNHLDSQGVDWLEEYLNQRKGALLMVTHDRYFLDRVANRIIELDQGHLYSYMGNYSYFLEKKSEREESEIATQKSRKNLYRQELAWMRKGAKARTTKQKARIERFEKLAGEMGETKNEKFEIQTGATRLGKKVFEIENLGKSFGEKTLIHDFNYIFTRRDRIGIIGSNGIGKSTLLNIIAGKILPDQGRVETGTTVRLGFFSQENQEMDLDQRVIDYIREGAEVIPIEGGGTISASQMLERFLFAPQVQWKPIAKLSGGEKRRLYLLRILMEAPNVLLLDEPTNDLDIATLTVLEDYLDHFPGVVITVSHDRYFLDRVVEKIFAFQENGEILPYVGNYSEYYNYLMHVAEQDLKEKKESKEQKGRDDRKRKQVLKFTFKEQKEFETIDAEIEVIETELAQLDDEINEAGGDYLLLQDLLNKKETLKEQLDDKMGRWTYLNELAEEIQRSRS, from the coding sequence ATGAATTTATTAACCGTGGAGAATATCACAAAAAGTTATGGAGAACGAATTTTGTTTAATATCCCTGCTTTTGTTATTGGGGAGCAAGAAAAGATTGGATTAATCGGGGTGAACGGTACTGGCAAGTCCACTTTTTTAAAGATTATTGCGGGAAAGGAGACGCCGGATCAAGGAAAACGAATCATAAGTCATCATATGGTTATTGAATTTTTACCCCAAAACCCCTTATTCCTGGAGGAAGCCACTGTGCTCCAACAGGTTTTTCAGGGGGATGCGCCGGTGATGAAATTGATTCGGGACTATGAAGGCATTCTGGACAAGGTGAATCAAGGCAGAGAAGAAGATGCTGAAAAGGAATTGGTTGCCCTAAGTCAGCAAATGGATCAGATGAATGCCTGGGGTATGGAAAGCGAAGCGAAAAACATCCTGCATAAGCTGGGTGTTGAGGATTTTTCAGCTCAGGTGAAAACCCTTTCCGGGGGACAAAGAAAAAGAATTGCTTTGGCTGCTGCTTTAATCCAACCGGCGGATTTATTGATTTTGGATGAGCCGACGAATCATCTTGACAGCCAAGGAGTGGACTGGCTGGAGGAGTATCTGAATCAGAGAAAGGGTGCCCTTTTAATGGTAACCCATGACCGTTATTTTCTGGATCGAGTGGCCAATCGCATCATTGAACTGGATCAGGGTCACTTATACAGTTATATGGGAAACTACAGCTATTTTCTCGAAAAAAAGTCAGAACGGGAAGAATCGGAGATTGCTACCCAAAAGTCCAGAAAAAACCTTTATCGTCAGGAACTGGCCTGGATGCGAAAGGGCGCAAAAGCCAGAACCACTAAACAAAAGGCGCGGATTGAACGCTTTGAAAAACTGGCCGGTGAGATGGGTGAGACAAAAAATGAAAAATTTGAAATACAGACGGGGGCAACTCGTTTAGGCAAAAAGGTTTTCGAAATTGAAAATTTGGGAAAGAGCTTTGGAGAAAAAACACTGATTCATGATTTTAACTATATCTTTACCCGCCGGGATCGCATTGGAATTATCGGATCTAATGGCATTGGGAAATCTACCTTATTGAACATTATTGCCGGGAAGATTCTTCCTGATCAGGGCCGGGTGGAAACAGGCACCACGGTAAGACTGGGGTTTTTTTCCCAGGAAAATCAGGAGATGGACCTTGATCAAAGGGTCATTGATTATATTAGAGAGGGAGCGGAAGTGATTCCCATAGAAGGCGGCGGCACCATCAGTGCTTCTCAAATGCTGGAACGCTTTCTCTTTGCCCCTCAGGTGCAGTGGAAACCCATTGCCAAGCTATCCGGAGGTGAAAAAAGGAGACTTTATTTATTGCGCATCCTCATGGAGGCACCGAATGTACTTCTTTTAGATGAGCCTACCAATGATTTGGATATTGCCACCCTGACTGTTCTGGAAGATTATCTGGATCATTTCCCTGGCGTCGTCATCACTGTCTCCCATGATCGTTATTTTCTGGATCGGGTGGTAGAAAAAATCTTTGCCTTTCAAGAAAACGGGGAGATCCTTCCCTATGTGGGCAATTACTCGGAATATTATAATTATCTCATGCATGTCGCTGAGCAGGATTTAAAGGAGAAAAAGGAGTCAAAAGAACAAAAGGGAAGGGACGACCGCAAGAGAAAGCAGGTATTAAAGTTTACCTTTAAGGAACAAAAAGAATTTGAAACCATTGATGCTGAGATCGAAGTGATTGAAACGGAACTGGCGCAATTGGATGATGAAATCAACGAGGCAGGAGGAGATTATCTCTTGTTGCAGGATCTGCTGAATAAAAAAGAAACACTAAAAGAGCAGCTGGATGATAAGATGGGAAGATGGACCTATTTAAATGAATTGGCTGAAGAAATCCAACGGTCCAGAAGTTAG